In Zalophus californianus isolate mZalCal1 chromosome 16, mZalCal1.pri.v2, whole genome shotgun sequence, the sequence GTGAGAGTCAGGGGTCCCCCTGCTCCTGACTGGAGCCCAGGTGTGGGCAGCAATTCCCAAGTCTGAGCCTGCTGAGGGCTCACAAGCCACGTGAAGGGTCTGGACTGGTGCTAATcctgggagggctggggaaggTTCCCAGGCTTGTTCCAGCCTGAGGCTGGCGGCCTCTAGCGTCTCCTTGTTGGAGCTCAGTATTCAATGTTCTAGAAAAGTAGGGACACCTCTCTGCCCAGACTAGGCCTAGCAGGACCCTGGAGGGACACAAGTGTGAGAGAAGGACTTTGGATTGCTGTAATGTGGTCTCCTGGACCGTGGCTTCTCCTGCCGCTGGatgggcctggcctggcctgaccAAAGAGAGGCCAGAATATTCTGGAATATGGGAAAGGGGATTTCTTTGCTGTGTCTCAGGTCACctagtgagggagacagaaaggcTACACCCTACCCTAGGTTGGCATAAGGGAGCTAGGAGAATCCTCATTTACTATGGGGTTGGAGCCCCATACTCTAGAGAGCCAAGTGTTTTCAAGGGCCCCATATTGATGGAGTTGGCCACAGGGAAGAGGGTAGCATCTTCTCGGGTCTTGGCCTTACTTCGTTCACATTGACAGTGTGTGTCAGCCAGCGTGTCTGACCGACGCTGGGTCCCTGCCGTCTGCACGGCCAGAGACAGTACGTGTGTGCCGGTCTTTCTGTGGTCCCTGCGTGTCCAGGCCTGTTTGGGGTTGCCCAGCAACTCTTTTGGCACCGGGTATGTTTGTGGTACGGGCGTGAGTAGACTGAGGATTAGTAGTTTCAtcagaaggggtgtgtgtgtacgtacacgCGTGTACGTTCACATCACCATGTAGGCAGGAGGGGCCCGTTGAGGTTTGAGTCACTAGGATCTTCCTGACAAAAGGTAACAGAAGTCGGTGGGCCCGGTCGGGCCTGGGAGGCGGGTAGAGAGCTCCCGGTGGCTAAGGCAACCATGGCCACGTTGCTAGGAGATGGCTGGGAAGGCCCGAGGCTGCCCAGGGCAGAGGGGGGCGAGCAGAAGaggtggagggagtggggggaggataAGGGAAGGGGGGGGATTTCTGGGTCGCCGAGGAACGGGGTACTCATGCACAACTTCACTGGCGCTCGCTCACTCATCACTGGTCATGacttacaagaagaaaaataaaatcgcTTTGTGGAACCTCAAACTTGTCAAGGCTGCTGAGGGCCAGGTTGGGGGGTGCTGTCCCCTTTGCAGCAGAAGCCCTGCTTTCTCTGCCCCAGTCTCCTTCCGGCCGTCAGTTCCTTGGGCCCCACCTTTGCCCCAGCTAGGGAGGGCACAGTGGCACCGTTCCAGAATGTTCTAGAATCCCCAATTATTCTGGAACACGCTAGAATCTCCAGGCAAAGAGTCGGAACCAGGATCGTAGCATTCGGAGGCCTTCGCGGCGTCAGTGGGGCTGGCCCCTGTCGGCCACTCGCCAGCAGGCCTCATGTGGACGCTGGCGTTAGGTGGGGTTTTCCTGGCCACTGCCCAGGCCTGTGTCCTCTGCCACCTCTCGGCCCGTGACTTGTCGGCCCGCCTGGCTCAACTCTGCAGCCGAGTGGAGGTTCTGTGGAAGGATTGTGGGACGTCCTGGAGCTTCCCGGCCTTTGCCTTAGGTGAGCTCAGACATCCAGAGACAGGCCGGGCAACAGTGGCCACCACACCCCGAGTGGGGCAGCCTGTGGCTTCCCAGCTGGGCCCCTCAGCCGCCCCCTGAGTCCACAGCCCTCTCTGGACACGCGGGCCTCTCCCTGTGGGGAGAGAATCACAGGTCCCTGCCCGTCTCCACAGATGAGGCATCCATGAACAAAGTCATAGAGAAGACTCACAGAGTCCTGAGGGTCATGGGTGAGGTCAAGGGGCAAGGCACGACCCAGGGGCTTGGaggggcagcggggagggggaggggggcaggggcagggcgggCAGGTGGAGCGGGGAAGGTGTGATCCGTGATCCGGGAGGTGCTGGGAGAAGGGTGGAGGTGAGCCTGCCCTGGCCAGGCGCCGGGCAATATCGCTGCCCTCTGTCTCCCCAGAGATCAAAgggtctctctcctctctccccttgtATTGGCGTTGGCTGCAAAACACCAAGCTCCCCGCTTACACCAGGGAAGGTACTGATGCCggcggggagggggtgcctgggctcTCGGCAAAGGGGGCGTGGCTGagcggctcccctcccccaccccccttgtcTTCGGTTTCAGCTCTCTGCGCGCCCGCCTGCCGTGAGTAGAAAAGTAAAGAGTAGtgaggacaggggcacctggggtacCCGAGGAGAGCCTGGCAGTGGTGGCGgaggccggcgggggggggggcgggggttgggggaggagagtgGTTCCTGGAAGGCGGGAACAGCGGCTTCCCCCGCCCCAGCGCTGGTCCCGCTGTCTCCTGCAGGGGGCAGCACCATCCTGTATAACTGTTCCACCTGCCAGGAATTCAAGGTGCGCTGCTGGCCCCGAAAGCGCTGCCTCCCAGGTTCTACCCCTCGGCTTGGCCTCCCCTTGCTCAGGTCTCTGAGCTCCCAGCCACCCCCGGCCCCCTACCGCAACGACTAGTGAGGTCCTCGGGATCACTCACTGCTTCCTGGGTTCCCTGCAGGAAGTCACGATCTTTGGGAAGCCAAGATTCTGCTCCTCTCTGTCTTGGTAGCTGCCCTGCTGCTGGGTGTTATGAGCCTCGTGGTGGAGTGAGTCTgggcgggggaagggggtgggcctCACCACTTCTGACCCCCCAGTACCTTCCAACAGCGTCCCTCCCCCGTCTCCGCACTGTCCTGCCCTTCCCAGGCCTCccattctctgtctccctgctcaggtCCAGGTATATCGAAGCAGAAAGGACAAGTGAAGACCCGGacagcctcccagcctcctccagtTCTAAAGACCACGATGAATCCAGTTACATCGAAGCAGAAAGGACAAGTGAAGACCCGGACAGCCTCCTAGCCTCCTCCAGTTCTAAAGACCATGATGAATCCACTTCCCTCGGAGAGGATCAGCCAGCCCCTTAGTTCCAATCCCCAAGGTTCAGCCTTCCAGACCCCGAAGCCCAGACGTCCCCATGGTCCCCGTGTCAGAGAGCTGCCAGGGACCCAGGTTCCAGCAGCTGGGAagctcctctccccccccccccgccccgcccccagccttcAACTAATCAGACAGGAGTAGTCACTGGTTCCAGGAAAATATCTACAGAAGGAAAGAATCCCCTCCgcaccccctccctcctgttcTCGGAAAGCGGGGGCGCCTGCCCCACAAGCTCCTCTAGGCCCTCTTGTGACTGATTGGGAATCCGGGAATGAGTGTTTTGGAAAACTCCCTCCCTTTAGAGTTGAGACCACATCAGTCAGCCTGCTGGCAGGCTATCCCTCCATTTAACATTGTGAAGCCTTGGCCTCCCACAGAGGCGTCCCTCCTGCCAAGGCCAAGTAAACCTGTTGTCAAATGGCCTCCACCCCTGCCTGGCCTCTGTCTGCAACTGGGGAGGGCAGAGTGGGGACGGGAGACTCGGGGTggcacagtggttctcagctgggggGACGGGGGGATTTTCcaccccaggagacatttggtgACATCTGGAGACGTTTTCGATTGCTTCGATTGGGGGATGTGCTCCTGGCATTTGGTGGGTGGAAGCCGGGGGTGCTGGCCTCCATGGCCTCCCTGGCCTCCACGATGCACAGGGGAGTCGTCCCCAACAATTCTGCTGTGCCAGGACCTCAGCTGTGTGTGGCTGAGAAACCCTGGCGTGTGGTCCCCTGGCTGTCAGGAGGTTTGGGTTGGGTAGGTGGAAGATGAAACATAAAAAGAGTTAACCTGTCACCAGCCACAAGTCTCAGTCCAAGGGCTTGGGCCTGGAAGGGATCCTGGCCTGCACCTagcccagtggttttcaaaccgGGTACCTAGAGGCTCCAGGGCAAAAGTTCTCATCCAGTTGCACATCGTAGTCACccaacctggggcgcctgggtggctcagtcagctgagcgtctgactccggctcaggtcatgatctcggggtcctgagatcgagccccgcatcgggtccctgctcagcagggagtctgcttctccctctccctctgccactccccgccgtttgtgctctcgctctctctcaaataaacaaataagatcttaaaaaaaaaaacaaaaaccaccaacTATCCATCCCTGGGCCTTATATCCAGAGATTCTGAATTTGGTGATATCAAATGGGGCCTCAGTTCATCTAACTTACAGCCAGCCGAGGCTAGAACCACTGTTTTGGGGTGCCCATAAAGGtcctggggatggagagaggaatGCCTACCTCTTCTAGGAAAtaccttccattttattttacacaGTCGAGTCCAGTCTGTTCATTttacaccccccccaaaaaaagagagcgagagaccCGGAGATCATATATCAAGTGCCtacaacttgcccaagatcatacaacaactcattcatccattccttGGACAGAGGCCTAGTGAGCGCCCAGAAGGCGTTACTGCCCAAGCTGGGATGAGAAGCCACAGCTGCTGGCCAGCCAGGCCCCACGGCTCCCCTCCGGTCTGCGGCAGCGGCCTCGTACCCTCCCCCTGGACCCTCTTGCCAGGCTCAACGTGTTGGAGTTGTCCTTGTTTCCACACCCAACACCCAGTGGATCAACGGATTCTGCCCCTTCCTGAAGGACTCCAGGCTATCTGTGCCCACCTCCTGCCCTGTGGCCCCCAGCCCACTCTCGACCCCTCTGGCTGTGGACTCCAGTCTCCCAAGGGTGCCACCCGACTGCCtactcccctctcctctgccccaccctctgcGGTCTTCGCAAAACTCCACGCTGTGGACGATTTCCCGTCCGGCGTCAAATGATGGTTCTTCAGAACTTGGGCTTTGTAGTCGGGCTGCCGGGGTTAACGGCAGTGCCAAGAGTCTATGGACATTCCCTTGCTCTCATGCCGCATGCGTACTTCTCAGCCATACGTGATCTACCTTTGTGATCCTTGCTGGAATCTGCCCGCCCCCGCCACGTCCCCCGAGCTTTGTATCTCAGCTCTGCCCACCCCACAGCCACACTTGAATCACTCGTAGTTGCCCAAACCCTTTGTTTGCTCCTGGCTCCTTGCCTTTGCCTAGGCTTCTTCGCATACCCCGATGCCCTTCTCCCGCGGCACAGACGTCACCTCTTCCGAGAAGCCTGCTCTGAGCTCCTGAGGCAGCGTGGGGTGTCCCTTCCCGAGACGTCTCTCATGTGGTACGTGTTACATCAGGTTGGTGGTGTTTCCTTAAAAATCTTCCCTctagcggtgcctgggtggctcagtctgttacaCGTccacctttagctcaggtcatgatctcagggtgctggggtcAAGTCCCAAATCGCGCTcgctgcttagcagggagcctgcttctccctctccctctgcccttcccgctcgtgctcactctctctgtgtcaaataaataaataaataaaatcttttttttttttttttttaaagattttattttatttatttgacagagagagagagcacaagtaagcagagaggcaggcagagagggagaagcaggctctctgctgagcagggagcccgacgcggggctcgatcccaggaccctaggatcatgacctgagccgaaggcagccgcttaaccgactgagccacccaggcaccccataaataaaatcttaaaaaaaaaaatcttccctctAGACCTTGCGTTCCCTTCTAAAGCCACTCCCTAAGGTCTTGTCCTCGCTCcgccagagcctggcacagggtgaCACCAGGAATCATCCCTGACAATCGCGGCCCCATCCCTGGCGCTCTGTGACGCGCTCCCCACGTGAGCTCTTCATGAGGACGCGGCAGAGGGGGCTGGTGGTGTTTGTGTCTCTCTCCTGTGCTGGTAAGGCCGACCCACCGGAGTGTGGTCCTCCTGAGCCCCTCCCCCAACAGGAGAGGCTACTCGGGGAATGGCAGTTTAAAACAATGGCCCCTAAATTCTTTGACGTGTCTCCTGTCAAGAAGTAGGGTCTGTGCGTGCCTCCCTCTATCACTGGCTGACCAACTGAACATGTTGGGAGGGACATTGGGCCGCTTCCCGGGCCAAGTCCTAAAGAAACTGGCGACTCTGCCCTCGGCTTCCTGGGACATCCACTCTGAAACCCAGTCGCCATGCTGTGAGGAGGCCCAGGTGACATGGAGAGTCCACACTGAGGGGTTCCGTCAAAAGGCAGCGTCTACTGTCCCCATGTGAGCGATAACAGAGCCCCCAGCTGTCAACTCACCTCAGGACGAGCAGAGAAAATCTATCCCCACTTTGTCCTGGTGGCACTCCAGATTCTTGAACTCCAGGAGCATGATAAAGCGGTTGGTCTTTGCCACCAGGTCTTACTACTTGGCAGCAGGCCACGGGAACAGTGGGACCAATAAAGGAGCCTAGGACTTGGCACCGAAGGGCCCTGCGTTCACGACATAACTCGCCATGCCCTTCCCAGCTACGTGTCACTCACCAGCCTCAGACTCAGTCTCCTTCCCTGTAAAACGAATGTTAACGCTGGCTACCCCATATGGCAACGATGTGTCAGACATGATTCCAAGCATTTCGTGCACTGTATTAGTTAACCTACAGCCCTGTACCAAATTATTCCAAAGCTTAATTGTCTAAAACAACAAACATGATCTCAGAGTTTCTGTGGATCGGAAATTCGGGAGCAGCTtaactgggtggttctggctcacgATTTCCCACGAGGGTGCCGTCCAGATGTCGGTCAAGGTCTCGGAAATCCAAGGTTTGACCAGGGCTGGAGGATCATCTTTCAGGATGGCTCACTCGCATGCCTGGCAGGTTGGTGTTGGCTGTTGGCAAGAGGCCTCCATTCCCTTGGCGTGGGGAGCCTCTCCATAGGCCCACTTGCATGTCCTCATGACCCAGTGGCTGGGTTTCCCCGGAGTGGGGGGTTcaagagaggaaggcagaagccACGCTGTCTTGGACGAGCTCGCTTGGAGGTCACACACCATCCTTTCTGCAATATCCCTCTGAGGACCCAGATCAGCCCTGTTCACCGGGGAAGGCGCCGCGTACACCAGCGTTAATGCCGAGCGGGGGCTTCACCAGTCTCCACTCGGGctaccacacacacacgtggACACACTTACTTCTCCAAAGGTAAATACTCCTAGTAGATTCATCTTgaagaggaggacacaggcaCAGAAATGGGAAGTCACTTGCTCAGAGTCACAGGATGGCAagcgatggggggggggggggtggattccAACTCAGGCAGTGAGACCCCGGAGGTGCGCTCTCAGCTACTCTGCTGGAAAGGCCCTCGGCTCCTTGGTGAGCCTGAAAGAATGGGGTGGATTTAGGAGCACTTTCCACTTCGGAAAGCAAACCAGCAGGTACGAACAGGGTGGTGGGCTGGCTGGTGACTCTAAAAACCACAAGGCAAATCCAAACTGGGAAAGGATGGGACCCCAGGAGCTGGGGGATGGAGATGAGGTGATGGAACGGGAGGGTTTCACCCCAGGGTCTAGGAAGAGCCAACCACTTGGGGccaaacagggagaggggcagggacaggctcGCCAGAGAATGCTTATGGGGGGGTTCGGAACACTCCCATAACACATCACTCCCAGCAAAGGAGCTCCTGATGTCCAAAAAGTCTCCTTGGCATCACCCGACCCAGATGACGCTGCCTCACCCATTTGCTCAACAAAGGTTACTGAGCACTTATCCTGTGGGCAGGGACTAGATTGGGCAGGAGGAGTACAGCAATACCCAGACAAGATCAAGTCTTTTTCTGCCTGGAGCTTGGAATCCAGCAGGGCAGACAGACAAGATACTGGCAAGGTCAGAAAAGCAATGACTGCAATAACAGGAAGGCACAGGGATCTTGGGGTTCAGGGCAAGGGACCTGACCAGGGAGGGATAGGCTTCCTGCACTTAGCCAGATCAGGATAAGGGCGGGAGGACTTCCAAGCAAGGGAACAGCCACACAAAGGCCCCAAAGAGAGTGAGGTACTTTCCCCTGTAGCTAAGATGGCAGGGGAGAGCCCTGTGATCTCAGGGATCAGAGCAGGAAGGGAGGAGCTAAGGGGGCATTAATAGGGCTACCAATAGGAGAGGAGAGTTTTCTGCAGAAGGATGGGCCCTACCCCCCACCCAAACCCAAGGCAGTAGGTGCGGAAGATAACAGGGGACCTCTCTGCTTACACTTCTTGTTCCCTGCCCCTTTGGGGAAAGACTTGGCGGGTGCTGTGAATGTGCTCATCCTTCTCGGATGTAGAGCCTGCGGGGCAGGGCCAGGGTTGGGGAAAGGCACCCAGAGTGGGACCGGTGCCCGATCTGGGCCTCCAGGTTTAGCAGGATGCCCCGTCTCAGCTTAGAAGGGGTGCTCCCCAAGGGTGGTCCGGCAGTGCTCCCCACACAGGTGGGGTTGAGAGAAGCTTAACTCCAGAAGTAAGACATGAatagggagaagggggaggaataAAGAGGCCTCTGATTCCCTGGGTTTTTTCCAAGCTAAAGACAAAGGTGGGGCTGAGCCTCTGTGTCCGGTTTCCTGCTGGAAAATCTGTCTGGTTTCCTGCTGGAGTACAGAGGACCTAGGCCCAGAGTCCAGCTTACACAGCAGGTTGGTTCTGTCACTCCTCTGCTGAAACCGTTCAGTGGTTATCAGAGCCCTCAGGTAAGGCCCAAGCTCCTGACCGTGTCCTCCAAGGCCCTGTAGAGTGAATCTAACCAGGCCAGGGATCATGTCTGCTTGTTCGCCCGGGTCCCCAGAACCTGGCACAGTGAAGGCTTGCTGAAGGAGGAATTGATGCCTGGCCTGTCTTTTGCCAACCTCTCTGGCGGCAGCTGCCTTCATATAGCCCCACGTCCTCTACACGTATGTGTTCAACTCCCAGAGGACCTCTGGTGTACCCAGATCTGTGAAGACGCTGGACATTCAGAGAAAAATCAGGTGTCACGTGCTCTTCCCTGAAGAAGTTCATGGGGCTATGTGATTCCCACCAAGAACTTGGACAACACCAAGACGAATCTCAAAAACGTgttgaggggctcctgggaggctcagtcattaagcgtctgccttcagctcaggtcatgaacccagggtcctgggatcaagccccatgtcaggctccctgctcagcaagaagcctgcttctccctctccctctgcccctgcttgtgttccctctctcgctgtgtgcctgtcaaacaaataaataaaatctttttaaaaaaattaaaaaacaaaacgtgTTGAGTCCAAGAAGTCAAATGCAATTACAGCATGTGACTCCATTGATAAGAAGGTTGGGAGCAAGCAAAAGTGATCTATGGGTTTTAGAAATCAGAATAGTCATTGCCTCCGGACAATGGAATCGACTGAAAGTGGACACAAGGCAAGTTTCTGGGATCGTTGAAATGTTCTGGGTCTTTATCTGCATTAATACACGTGTTTATCGATTGAAATGTAttgagctggggtgcctgggtggctcagtcagtcaggcatctgacttcagctcaggtcatggtcttggggtcttggggtcttgggattgggccctgcatcagggcgtcatgctcagtggggagcccgcttgtccctcattctctctctctctcttaaacaaaaatcttaaaaaaaaaaaagaaacgcaTTGAGCTATACAGTTAAATCTGGGCACGTTACTGAAtgtaagttatacctcaataaagtacTGTCAGCAAAGTATACTAATGTTCATATGAATATAACAATGACAAAAAACCCTCAGAGTATGGATTAAACAGCACATCAGACATAACCAAAGAGAGAATCGGTGAACTGGAACACAGACCTAAGGAGAGTACCTGGATTGCATCACAGTAACACAAAGATTGAAAGATATAGAagggagtttatttttttcatttttaatttttttaaagattgtatttatttattcatgagagacagagagagagagagagagagaggcagagggagaagcaggctcccaaggagcagggagccctatgcggggctcaatctcaggaccctgggatcatgacctgagccgaaggcagacccttaaccatctgagccacccaggcgcccaaagagaGTTTAAATGACATGAAGAACAGAGTGAAAAAGTCTAGCATACTTTTAATCAGAGTCCCCAAAGGGAGAACCAAAGAATGGAGGAAACACAATATTTGAGGAGATACTagctgagaattttctaaaaccgatgaaagatatgaattcattGATACAGGAAATACAAGACACTAATCAGAATGAGTAAAAAATAATCCATACCTAGATACTTTGTGATAGAACGACAAAATACCAATGATGTCTTAAAAACAGGGAGAAAGAACAGATCACTGACAGAGGAATGACAATTAGACTGAGCAGATTTCTTCAAAATCAATATGTACTGTACCTATTACATGCCTACATTGTTCTAGGTATTAAGAACACAAGGATGAACAAGACAGATCCAGCCCCTACTGTGTGGAACCCACAGTATATCAGATGTGGAGTGAGCAATTATAGTGTGATGAGCTGGCCTCATTGGAGGgcaagaaaaggcaaggaaagcaaacaGGTTCAACTGTGAACTATGAAAATTTTCCCACCAGTGCTGGAATATCCTGTGTGCTTACCAAGATGGGGGAGATTTCCCTCCAAGGGACTCTGAGGATAGTTCACACATCCTTCCTCAGGACAGAAGGAGACAGGCCAGATGTCCTGAGACTTGTGACTTCCTCCCTGGGAcccctgagggaaagggagaggagggatGCTCCTCCTCAGAGCCTTCTCCGAGGTTCTAGACTTTGTCCTGTGGCCACCATCCGGGCAGCGGGTGTACAGAGACTACATGGGGGAAGGAGGGTTGAGCCAGAATGAGGCCAGTTAAATGCCAGTGATGGGGAGGGGTGCCCTGAAGCATGGGGTGCTGCCCTTGACCACGGAGACCAGGTACCAAGCTGGGATGGGGGTCAGGAGCCCACCCACACACAAGACCTCCCACATGTTCTACCCTGGGGAGCTCCCAAAAGGTCCCTTTGGCGGGCAGCACGTTGGACGGACGTTCGGAGCTGCGACACCGACAATGGCTCCAATCTTAGACTCTGTGTAGACTGGGGGCTGACTTCCTGCACCAGCAATGGTTCCTGTCTGCCCTGGTTCCACTTCAAAGCGCCCCGTGCCACCCTGCCTTCCTCCATATGGGGGCTAGGGACGCTCTCTCccctgctggggggcagggacgAGGTCCTGTTTAGCCTTATATTCCCAGGCCATGGGCAACATTTCTCCACCTGGTGCTTATTCGTGTAAGGGGTGGGGCTCTGGCTGGGAGAGGTGAAAGATTTCATGGGGGACACGGCCCCCAGGA encodes:
- the TMEM95 gene encoding transmembrane protein 95 isoform X1; translated protein: MWTLALGGVFLATAQACVLCHLSARDLSARLAQLCSRVEVLWKDCGTSWSFPAFALDEASMNKVIEKTHRVLRVMEIKGSLSSLPLYWRWLQNTKLPAYTREALCAPACRGSTILYNCSTCQEFKVRCWPRKRCLPGSHDLWEAKILLLSVLVAALLLGVMSLVVESRYIEAERTSEDPDSLPASSSSKDHDESSYIEAERTSEDPDSLLASSSSKDHDESTSLGEDQPAP
- the TMEM95 gene encoding transmembrane protein 95 isoform X2, with protein sequence MWTLALGGVFLATAQACVLCHLSARDLSARLAQLCSRVEVLWKDCGTSWSFPAFALEIKGSLSSLPLYWRWLQNTKLPAYTREALCAPACRGSTILYNCSTCQEFKVRCWPRKRCLPGSHDLWEAKILLLSVLVAALLLGVMSLVVESRYIEAERTSEDPDSLPASSSSKDHDESSYIEAERTSEDPDSLLASSSSKDHDESTSLGEDQPAP
- the TMEM95 gene encoding transmembrane protein 95 isoform X3, with the translated sequence MWTLALGGVFLATAQACVLCHLSARDLSARLAQLCSRVEVLWKDCGTSWSFPAFALDEASMNKVIEKTHRVLRVMEIKGSLSSLPLYWRWLQNTKLPAYTREALCAPACRIQGSHDLWEAKILLLSVLVAALLLGVMSLVVESRYIEAERTSEDPDSLPASSSSKDHDESSYIEAERTSEDPDSLLASSSSKDHDESTSLGEDQPAP
- the TMEM95 gene encoding transmembrane protein 95 isoform X5, giving the protein MWTLALGGVFLATAQACVLCHLSARDLSARLAQLCSRVEVLWKDCGTSWSFPAFALDEASMNKVIEKTHRVLRVMEIKGSLSSLPLYWRWLQNTKLPAYTREALCAPACRGSTILYNCSTCQEFKVRCWPRKRCLPGSTPRLGLPLLRKSRSLGSQDSAPLCLGSCPAAGCYEPRGGVQVYRSRKDK
- the TMEM95 gene encoding transmembrane protein 95 isoform X4, yielding MWTLALGGVFLATAQACVLCHLSARDLSARLAQLCSRVEVLWKDCGTSWSFPAFALDEASMNKVIEKTHRVLRVMEIKGSLSSLPLYWRWLQNTKLPAYTREALCAPACRSHDLWEAKILLLSVLVAALLLGVMSLVVESRYIEAERTSEDPDSLPASSSSKDHDESSYIEAERTSEDPDSLLASSSSKDHDESTSLGEDQPAP